From Bifidobacterium longum subsp. longum JCM 1217, one genomic window encodes:
- a CDS encoding MFS transporter, producing the protein MASATKSAWKNPSYLQSSFGIFMFFCSWGIWWSFFQRWLISGVGLTNAEVGTIYSINSLATLVIMFVYGVIQDQLGIKRKLVIVVSVIAACVGPFVQFVYAPMILAGGTTRWIGALIGSIVLSAGFMSGCSLFEAVTERYSRKFGFEYGQSRAWGSFGYAIVALCAGFLFNINPLINFWVGSAFGLGMLLVYAFWVPAEQKEELKKETDPNAAPTNPSLKEMVAVLKMPTLWVLIVFMLLTNTFYTVFDQQMFPTYYANLFPTEEIGNATYGTLNGFQVFLESAMMGVVPIIMKKIGVRNALLLGATVMFLRIGLCGVFHDPITVSIVKLFHSIEVPLFCLPAFRYFTLHFDTKLSATLYMVGFQIASQVGQVIFSTPLGAFHDKMAQILPNNDMGSRVTFWVISGIVLCALIYGFFVIKRDDQEVGGDPFYTDKQLRQMEAAKA; encoded by the coding sequence ATGGCAAGTGCAACCAAATCTGCATGGAAGAATCCTTCCTATCTGCAGAGCTCTTTCGGCATCTTCATGTTCTTCTGCTCCTGGGGCATCTGGTGGTCCTTCTTCCAGCGCTGGCTCATCTCAGGCGTTGGATTGACCAATGCTGAAGTCGGCACCATCTACTCCATCAACTCGCTGGCCACCCTGGTCATCATGTTTGTGTACGGCGTGATTCAGGATCAGCTCGGCATCAAGCGCAAGCTCGTCATCGTAGTCTCGGTAATCGCCGCCTGCGTTGGCCCATTCGTCCAATTCGTTTACGCCCCGATGATCCTCGCCGGTGGCACCACCCGCTGGATCGGCGCACTCATCGGCTCCATCGTTCTGTCTGCCGGCTTCATGTCCGGCTGCTCCCTGTTCGAGGCCGTCACCGAACGCTACTCCCGTAAATTCGGTTTCGAATATGGCCAGTCCCGTGCTTGGGGCTCCTTCGGTTACGCCATCGTGGCGCTGTGCGCCGGCTTCCTGTTCAACATCAACCCGCTGATCAACTTCTGGGTCGGCTCCGCATTCGGCCTTGGCATGCTCCTCGTGTACGCCTTCTGGGTCCCGGCCGAGCAGAAGGAAGAGCTCAAGAAGGAAACCGACCCGAACGCAGCCCCCACCAACCCGTCCCTCAAGGAAATGGTCGCCGTTCTCAAGATGCCGACCCTGTGGGTGCTCATCGTCTTCATGCTGCTGACCAACACCTTCTACACCGTGTTCGATCAGCAGATGTTCCCGACCTACTACGCCAACCTCTTCCCCACTGAAGAAATCGGCAACGCCACCTACGGCACCCTGAACGGTTTCCAGGTCTTCCTTGAGTCCGCAATGATGGGCGTGGTCCCGATCATCATGAAGAAGATCGGCGTGCGCAACGCTCTGCTGCTCGGCGCTACCGTGATGTTCCTGCGCATCGGCTTGTGCGGCGTGTTCCACGACCCGATCACCGTCTCCATCGTCAAGCTGTTCCACTCCATCGAAGTGCCGCTGTTCTGCCTGCCGGCATTCCGCTACTTCACTCTGCACTTCGACACCAAGCTCTCTGCCACGCTGTACATGGTGGGCTTCCAGATCGCTTCCCAAGTGGGTCAGGTCATCTTCTCGACCCCTCTGGGTGCCTTCCACGACAAGATGGCTCAGATTCTGCCGAACAACGACATGGGATCCCGCGTGACCTTCTGGGTCATCTCCGGCATCGTGCTGTGCGCGCTGATCTACGGCTTCTTCGTCATCAAGCGCGATGATCAGGAAGTCGGCGGCGACCCGTTCTACACCGACAAGCAGCTGCGCCAGATGGAAGCGGCCAAAGCCTGA
- a CDS encoding isoprenyl transferase, producing MAFENVDYTSLDIPAAPFSDPARIPDFPKNKVPRHIGVIMDGNGRWAKQRGMVRTNGHQAAEPVVFDTIAGAIEAGVRYLSLYTFSTENWKRSPQEVRFLMGFSREIIHRRVEQMDEWGVRVRWSGRRPKLWKSVIDELEAAEERTKNNKVIDVVFCINYGGRAEIADACAAIAREVRDGKISGDRVTEKMIADHLYNPDIPDCDLVIRTSGEQRTSNFLPWEAAYAELDFVPELFPDCGRDVLWRSIDHYIHRDRRFGGVK from the coding sequence ATGGCTTTTGAGAACGTTGATTACACGTCGTTGGACATTCCCGCAGCTCCGTTCAGCGACCCCGCTCGTATTCCCGACTTCCCCAAGAACAAGGTACCCCGCCATATCGGTGTGATTATGGACGGTAATGGTCGTTGGGCCAAGCAGCGCGGCATGGTCCGCACCAATGGCCATCAGGCCGCCGAACCGGTGGTGTTCGACACTATCGCCGGTGCCATCGAAGCCGGTGTACGGTATTTGAGCCTGTACACGTTCTCCACTGAAAACTGGAAGCGCTCGCCACAGGAAGTGCGCTTCCTCATGGGTTTCTCGCGTGAAATCATCCACCGTCGTGTGGAACAGATGGACGAGTGGGGTGTGCGCGTGCGCTGGTCCGGCCGTCGCCCCAAGCTGTGGAAGTCGGTGATCGACGAGCTTGAAGCCGCCGAGGAGCGCACCAAGAACAACAAGGTCATCGATGTGGTGTTCTGCATCAACTATGGTGGCCGTGCTGAAATCGCCGACGCCTGCGCCGCCATCGCTCGCGAAGTGCGCGATGGCAAGATTTCCGGCGACCGTGTGACTGAGAAGATGATTGCCGACCATCTGTACAATCCGGACATTCCCGATTGCGACTTGGTGATCCGTACTTCCGGCGAACAGCGCACCTCCAACTTCCTGCCGTGGGAGGCCGCCTACGCCGAGCTCGACTTCGTGCCCGAACTCTTCCCGGACTGCGGCCGTGACGTGCTATGGCGCTCCATCGACCATTACATCCACCGCGATCGCCGATTCGGCGGTGTGAAATAG
- a CDS encoding glycoside hydrolase family 32 protein: MTDFTPETPVLTPIRDHAAELAKAEAGVAEMAAKRNNRWYPKYHIASNGGWINDPNGLCFYKGLWHVFYQLHPYGTQWGPMHWGHVSSTDMLSWKREPIMFAPSLEQEKDGVFSGSAVIDDNGDLRFYYTGHRWANGHDNTGGDWQVQMTALPDNDELTSATKQGMIIDCPTDKVDHHYRDPKVWKTGDTWYMTFGVSSADKRGQMWLFSSKDMVRWEYERVLFQHPDPDVFMLECPDFFPIKDKDGNEKWVIGFSAMGSKPSGFMNRNVSNAGYMIGTWEPGGEFKPETEFRLWDCGHNYYAPQSFNVEGRQIVYGWMSPFVQPIPMEDDGWCGQLTLPREITLGDDGDVVTAPVAEMEGLREDTLDHGSITLDMDGEQIIADDAEAVEIEMTIDLAASTAERAGLKIHATEDGAYTYVAYDDQIGRVVVDRQAMANGDRGYRAAPLTDAELASGKLDLRVFVDRGSVEVYVNGGHQVLSSYSYASEGPRAIKLVAESGSLKVDSLKLHHMKSIGLE, from the coding sequence ATGACTGACTTCACTCCCGAAACCCCTGTTCTCACCCCCATCCGCGACCACGCTGCTGAACTGGCAAAAGCCGAAGCCGGCGTGGCTGAGATGGCCGCCAAGCGCAACAACCGCTGGTACCCGAAGTATCACATCGCCTCCAACGGTGGCTGGATCAACGACCCGAACGGCCTGTGCTTCTACAAGGGCCTCTGGCACGTGTTCTACCAGCTGCACCCCTACGGCACCCAGTGGGGTCCGATGCACTGGGGCCACGTCTCCTCCACCGACATGCTCAGCTGGAAGCGCGAGCCCATCATGTTCGCACCGTCTCTAGAGCAGGAGAAGGACGGCGTGTTCTCCGGTTCCGCCGTCATCGACGACAACGGCGACCTTCGCTTCTACTACACCGGCCACCGTTGGGCCAACGGCCACGACAACACCGGCGGCGACTGGCAGGTGCAGATGACCGCGCTGCCGGACAATGACGAGCTCACCTCCGCCACCAAGCAGGGCATGATCATCGACTGCCCGACCGACAAGGTCGACCACCACTACCGCGACCCGAAGGTCTGGAAGACCGGCGACACCTGGTACATGACCTTCGGTGTCTCCTCTGCGGACAAGCGCGGCCAGATGTGGCTGTTCTCCTCCAAGGACATGGTCCGCTGGGAATACGAGCGCGTGCTCTTCCAGCACCCGGATCCGGATGTGTTCATGCTCGAATGCCCCGACTTCTTCCCCATCAAAGACAAGGACGGCAACGAGAAGTGGGTCATTGGCTTCTCCGCCATGGGGTCCAAGCCCAGCGGCTTCATGAACCGCAACGTCAGCAACGCCGGCTACATGATCGGCACGTGGGAGCCGGGCGGCGAATTCAAGCCGGAAACCGAGTTCCGCCTGTGGGATTGCGGCCACAACTACTACGCCCCGCAGTCCTTCAATGTGGAAGGCCGTCAGATCGTCTATGGCTGGATGAGCCCGTTCGTGCAGCCGATTCCCATGGAGGATGACGGCTGGTGTGGCCAGCTCACCCTGCCGCGCGAGATCACTCTTGGTGATGACGGCGACGTGGTCACCGCGCCGGTCGCCGAAATGGAAGGCCTGCGCGAGGATACCCTCGACCATGGTTCGATCACACTCGACATGGATGGCGAGCAGATCATCGCCGATGACGCCGAGGCCGTGGAAATCGAAATGACCATCGACTTGGCTGCCTCCACTGCCGAGCGTGCGGGTCTGAAGATTCACGCCACTGAGGACGGTGCCTACACCTACGTGGCTTATGACGACCAGATCGGCCGCGTGGTGGTGGATCGTCAGGCCATGGCCAACGGCGATCGCGGCTACCGCGCCGCCCCACTGACCGACGCCGAACTGGCCTCCGGCAAGCTGGACCTGCGCGTGTTCGTGGATCGCGGCTCCGTGGAGGTCTACGTCAACGGTGGCCACCAAGTGCTGAGCTCCTACTCCTACGCCTCCGAAGGCCCGCGCGCCATCAAGCTCGTCGCCGAGTCCGGTAGTCTCAAGGTGGATTCCCTGAAGCTCCACCACATGAAGTCCATCGGACTGGAGTAG
- a CDS encoding ABC transporter substrate-binding protein — protein sequence MKKSLVSKAAALVGALAMTFGFAACGQTNTADSSNSNTSDLKKVTFMLSWAPDTNHIGVYVAKNKGYFKDAGLDVDIVAVAQAGAEQAVNNGVADFALSNLTNVGVYTLKGAHIKQVLQVQQKPSAIWCALASNTAIKSPKDLDGKTFATFGSNESDAVVRRMIQTDGGKGEFDKVTVGTSTFQTMESGKADFGGFYATWEGVQADMYGPKLNCFTEPDYGVPGNADTIGIITNDKTIKNNPDLVKKFTQATQKGYEYAYANPDDAAQILVDEAPDANLKPEFVKKSMQVIVDGQYWGDPAKIKDGSFVLGTNDFKGAQEYFDFLAEEDAYTDSHDKIIHEAPQAKDLATDEFIGK from the coding sequence ATGAAGAAAAGCCTTGTATCCAAGGCCGCTGCCCTCGTGGGCGCCCTTGCCATGACTTTCGGTTTCGCCGCATGTGGCCAGACCAACACCGCCGACTCCTCCAACTCCAACACCTCCGACCTCAAGAAGGTCACTTTCATGCTTTCCTGGGCACCCGATACCAACCACATCGGCGTGTACGTGGCCAAGAACAAGGGCTACTTCAAGGACGCCGGCCTTGACGTGGATATCGTGGCCGTGGCCCAGGCCGGTGCCGAACAGGCCGTGAACAACGGTGTGGCCGACTTCGCCCTGTCCAACCTGACCAACGTGGGCGTCTACACGCTGAAGGGCGCTCACATCAAGCAGGTGCTGCAGGTGCAGCAGAAGCCGAGCGCCATTTGGTGCGCACTGGCGTCCAACACCGCCATCAAGTCCCCTAAGGATTTGGATGGCAAGACCTTCGCCACCTTCGGCTCCAACGAGTCCGATGCCGTGGTGCGCCGCATGATCCAAACCGATGGCGGCAAGGGCGAATTCGACAAGGTGACCGTCGGCACCTCCACCTTCCAGACCATGGAATCCGGCAAGGCCGATTTCGGCGGCTTCTACGCCACGTGGGAAGGCGTGCAAGCCGACATGTACGGCCCGAAGCTCAACTGCTTCACCGAGCCTGACTATGGCGTGCCCGGCAACGCCGACACCATCGGCATCATCACCAATGACAAGACCATCAAGAACAATCCCGACCTGGTCAAGAAGTTCACTCAGGCCACTCAAAAGGGTTACGAGTACGCGTACGCCAACCCGGATGACGCCGCGCAGATTCTCGTGGACGAAGCCCCTGACGCCAACCTCAAGCCCGAATTCGTCAAGAAGAGCATGCAGGTTATCGTCGACGGCCAGTACTGGGGCGATCCGGCCAAGATCAAGGACGGCTCTTTCGTGCTCGGCACCAACGACTTCAAGGGCGCTCAGGAATACTTCGACTTCCTGGCTGAAGAAGACGCATACACCGACAGTCATGACAAGATAATTCATGAGGCCCCGCAGGCCAAGGACCTTGCCACCGACGAATTCATCGGCAAGTAA
- a CDS encoding LacI family DNA-binding transcriptional regulator, whose amino-acid sequence MVTMKEIANKAGVSVSTVSLVLNGRDEGRVKSKIADNVRAIATKLGYQSNPLASSLRTGRTHILGFISEEVATTPYAGGMILGAQTAASQFGYMLITVSTDGENSESEEIAALKRYGTDGFLYAKMSNRITHVPSSLAKTPLVLVDATDSLGKIPSVEPDEFQIGYDATTRLVKAGCARIAYVGCLEPLIAQDDRLEGYQAALRDAGLDYDDHLVVNVLNNGPALTAVSDLFDAEHPDGFFCFNDARAWYVYECAARRGLTVGKDISVVGVDNHRVFAETLEPMLTTVELPHFEMGYWAVAKLVSIIEGRSMDDVSWPATTAPLPPIDAPIPAKIHCTLIEKASVK is encoded by the coding sequence ATGGTTACGATGAAGGAAATCGCGAACAAGGCGGGGGTTTCCGTCTCTACGGTATCGCTGGTGCTCAACGGACGCGACGAGGGGCGCGTAAAGTCCAAAATTGCGGACAATGTGCGCGCCATCGCCACCAAGCTCGGCTACCAGTCGAATCCGCTGGCCAGTTCGCTGCGTACAGGCAGGACGCACATCCTCGGTTTCATCAGTGAGGAGGTGGCCACCACCCCGTACGCCGGCGGTATGATTCTGGGCGCGCAGACCGCTGCAAGCCAGTTCGGCTATATGCTCATCACCGTGAGCACCGACGGCGAGAACAGCGAGAGCGAGGAAATCGCCGCACTCAAGCGATACGGCACCGACGGCTTTCTGTACGCCAAGATGTCGAACCGCATCACCCATGTGCCTTCCTCGCTGGCCAAGACGCCACTGGTGTTGGTGGATGCCACCGACTCGCTTGGCAAAATCCCGAGCGTGGAACCGGACGAGTTCCAAATCGGCTACGACGCCACCACCAGATTGGTTAAGGCCGGATGCGCACGTATCGCCTATGTGGGTTGCTTGGAGCCGCTGATTGCGCAGGACGATCGTTTGGAAGGCTATCAGGCGGCGCTCAGGGACGCCGGCCTCGACTATGACGATCATCTGGTCGTCAATGTGCTCAACAACGGGCCGGCACTGACCGCAGTCAGCGATTTGTTCGATGCCGAGCATCCGGACGGATTCTTCTGCTTCAACGATGCCCGCGCCTGGTATGTGTACGAATGCGCCGCACGCCGAGGACTCACGGTCGGCAAGGACATCTCCGTGGTCGGCGTGGACAACCATCGCGTGTTCGCCGAAACGCTGGAACCGATGCTCACCACTGTGGAACTGCCGCATTTCGAGATGGGCTACTGGGCCGTGGCCAAGCTGGTGTCGATTATCGAAGGACGCTCGATGGACGACGTCTCATGGCCAGCGACCACCGCTCCCCTGCCGCCGATCGACGCGCCGATTCCGGCGAAGATCCACTGCACGCTGATCGAAAAGGCCTCGGTGAAGTAA
- a CDS encoding nucleoside hydrolase, translating into MVQCPDRIIASIDTGVDDALALAYLLGSTDECELGGVIASYGNVDANTAYANTCAVLDLFGRADIPVFLGSEHPSWADAFIPDAGCAQFHGDDGLGNTRLAGSGALADGAGVPGDDMSGDDMSGDDMSVDVPDEVVSVGGYLAGDVHAHPALGACSRVNRSRSVGHPQSTMPTALASGGKRRCSVDAADGIEYLIEQVREFGRDVTVLATGPLTDVDAAITRAPDIASKLRLVMMGGTLTQPGNCWDAVAETNIIQDPEAANRVFHSGADITMVGLDVTHQCLLPQSAADRWRATGTKRGRFLADLADFSIKANLEADPALFSGGMPLHDPLAAAVALDSSLVDCFDLALRAETNTGDFNGVRGRTTGDPVGLVNHSMPHVHVALGVDSERFLDEFVERMAEVCR; encoded by the coding sequence ATGGTCCAATGTCCTGACCGCATTATTGCCAGCATAGATACGGGTGTTGATGATGCGTTGGCGTTGGCGTATTTGTTGGGGTCGACGGATGAGTGCGAGTTGGGTGGCGTGATTGCCAGTTATGGCAATGTGGATGCGAACACGGCTTATGCCAATACTTGCGCGGTGCTTGATTTGTTTGGTCGGGCGGATATTCCAGTGTTTTTAGGGTCTGAGCATCCTTCTTGGGCTGATGCGTTTATTCCTGATGCAGGGTGTGCCCAGTTCCACGGGGATGATGGACTGGGGAATACTCGGCTGGCAGGGTCCGGGGCTCTGGCTGATGGAGCTGGTGTGCCTGGTGATGATATGTCTGGTGATGATATGTCTGGGGATGACATGTCTGTGGATGTGCCCGATGAGGTTGTTTCTGTTGGCGGGTATTTGGCGGGGGATGTTCATGCTCATCCGGCGTTGGGTGCTTGTTCTCGTGTGAACCGCTCTCGGTCGGTGGGCCACCCCCAGTCGACTATGCCGACAGCTCTCGCCAGCGGGGGCAAAAGGAGATGCTCCGTTGATGCTGCGGATGGGATTGAGTATCTGATTGAGCAGGTTCGCGAGTTTGGCCGAGACGTTACCGTGCTGGCTACCGGGCCGTTGACGGATGTGGATGCGGCTATTACTCGAGCACCGGATATTGCATCGAAACTCAGGCTGGTGATGATGGGCGGTACGCTTACCCAACCCGGTAATTGTTGGGATGCGGTAGCTGAGACGAATATCATCCAAGACCCTGAGGCCGCGAATCGTGTATTTCATTCCGGCGCAGACATCACAATGGTGGGACTTGATGTGACTCACCAGTGTTTGCTACCGCAATCGGCGGCCGACCGGTGGCGTGCGACGGGGACCAAGCGCGGGCGGTTCTTGGCTGATCTCGCGGACTTTTCCATCAAGGCAAATTTGGAAGCCGACCCCGCACTGTTCTCTGGCGGCATGCCGTTGCATGATCCGTTGGCGGCGGCGGTTGCACTTGATTCTTCACTGGTCGATTGTTTTGATCTTGCGTTGCGCGCGGAGACCAATACCGGTGATTTCAATGGAGTACGAGGCCGGACCACCGGAGACCCGGTTGGGCTGGTGAATCATTCCATGCCGCATGTGCATGTGGCACTTGGTGTGGATTCGGAACGTTTTTTGGATGAGTTTGTAGAGAGGATGGCTGAGGTGTGCCGGTAA
- a CDS encoding ABC transporter permease, translating to MSIAKRLKRRMPTVIAVIVLLAVWETWVDLGHVSPTMISAPSEIFAATIETWNTLGPAAAITGYEGVVGFLFAVFFGIMIGIALYCSHTFNAAFYPLLAAAQTMPLISIAPLFLIWFGFEISGKIVIVAVFGLFPIAVQTVRGLEAVPQFYSDVALTCGATPVWTLWHVKLRVAARQIYGGIRVSAAYIFATASTAEYLGARKGLGIWLQAAYNSFRTPLIFSATIVIILMTCVLMLAVNASERILLGPAGDDEDPDADQ from the coding sequence ATGTCCATCGCCAAGCGCCTCAAGCGCCGCATGCCCACCGTCATCGCCGTCATCGTATTGCTGGCAGTCTGGGAAACGTGGGTGGATCTAGGACATGTCTCCCCCACGATGATCTCCGCGCCAAGCGAGATTTTCGCCGCCACCATCGAAACATGGAACACGCTCGGCCCGGCCGCGGCAATCACCGGCTATGAGGGCGTGGTCGGCTTCCTGTTTGCCGTGTTCTTCGGCATTATGATCGGCATTGCACTGTACTGCTCGCACACGTTCAACGCGGCGTTCTATCCGCTGCTTGCCGCCGCACAAACCATGCCGCTGATTTCCATCGCCCCGTTGTTCCTGATTTGGTTCGGTTTTGAGATTTCCGGCAAAATCGTAATCGTGGCGGTATTCGGCCTCTTCCCCATCGCCGTGCAGACTGTGCGCGGACTAGAAGCAGTGCCCCAGTTCTATTCCGACGTCGCATTGACCTGCGGCGCGACCCCGGTCTGGACGCTCTGGCACGTGAAGCTGCGCGTTGCCGCACGTCAGATCTATGGCGGTATCCGAGTATCTGCCGCATACATCTTCGCCACGGCATCCACCGCTGAATACCTTGGCGCACGCAAGGGCCTTGGCATCTGGCTGCAGGCTGCCTACAATTCATTCCGCACGCCGCTGATCTTCTCCGCCACCATCGTCATTATCCTGATGACATGCGTACTGATGCTGGCGGTAAACGCCAGCGAGCGCATCCTGCTCGGCCCGGCCGGCGACGACGAAGACCCCGACGCGGACCAGTAG
- a CDS encoding alpha/beta hydrolase family protein encodes MPQEEEHRLTVRSKPWTSIHRLMVSLPIFIILIGVLVSISNLTTVPWNIEPTGQSMATLTDDTEVTFDNPSGETLPAKGTYEVTERYITLNMTSDGNLTKESGARGKANADGVQAIKVLIREPQNASGKRPGVVFMHGAGYGTCDNSFGDVASGMASAGFVTAVLDKPVWNTTDINRDYPASAKAYDQVIEYLRDQSDVDEAKVGIYATSESTWISSYLLEDDPDVAFQILLSPMVFSPRQSLGFFVTQDFTLVGANEGYQSIVQRVFSADTGLFGLNNFDLATLKPAAYAVPTYVAYGSKDVMTAQVDGVRAILYNAHKADNWNVTVRSYPVANHVLRLGDESEAGTPFADAYVDDLIDWAVGTSAGLTQTSEKVAGTNLYQSIGLPGALKARRVGTIYGVILHVTVVLLLLASIVLALVALGRKIAADARWRREKREAKHAGMLIPERPVVLGFAHGFGNALLTLTLTTLATLLIFFAGLGQVIMGVVKLAWGGAPTETPGVMYWSWPVIQVVSVLVLWAWSRVFMHLIEAASVRGLIQIPPRRESVRDIVTGADPVLASTRLGRILFWLVTFTMLYILLVFAFWGLFIY; translated from the coding sequence GTGCCGCAAGAAGAAGAGCATCGCCTGACTGTTCGATCCAAGCCGTGGACCAGCATCCACCGGCTGATGGTCAGCCTGCCCATCTTCATTATCCTGATTGGCGTGCTGGTCTCCATTTCCAATCTGACCACGGTGCCTTGGAACATCGAACCCACCGGCCAGTCGATGGCCACGCTCACCGACGATACCGAAGTCACCTTCGATAACCCGTCCGGAGAAACGCTGCCGGCAAAAGGCACGTATGAGGTCACCGAGCGATACATCACGCTGAACATGACCAGCGACGGCAATCTGACCAAGGAGTCCGGTGCTCGGGGCAAGGCCAATGCGGACGGCGTCCAAGCTATCAAGGTATTGATTCGGGAACCTCAGAACGCATCAGGCAAGCGCCCCGGCGTGGTGTTCATGCACGGTGCCGGATACGGCACCTGTGACAACTCCTTTGGCGACGTGGCCTCCGGTATGGCTTCGGCCGGCTTTGTGACCGCAGTGCTCGACAAACCCGTCTGGAACACCACCGACATCAACCGCGATTATCCGGCCTCAGCCAAGGCTTATGATCAGGTCATCGAATACCTGCGAGACCAAAGCGATGTAGACGAGGCCAAGGTCGGCATCTATGCCACCTCCGAATCGACATGGATCTCCTCGTATCTGCTCGAGGACGATCCGGACGTCGCCTTCCAGATTCTTCTGAGCCCGATGGTGTTCAGCCCACGCCAATCACTGGGATTTTTCGTCACCCAGGACTTCACCCTTGTTGGCGCGAACGAAGGCTATCAATCCATCGTCCAACGTGTGTTCAGCGCGGACACCGGCCTGTTCGGACTGAACAATTTCGACCTCGCCACACTCAAACCCGCCGCCTACGCCGTACCCACCTATGTGGCTTACGGTTCGAAAGACGTGATGACGGCGCAGGTCGACGGTGTGCGTGCGATTCTCTACAACGCCCACAAAGCCGATAACTGGAATGTGACCGTGCGCAGCTACCCGGTCGCCAACCATGTGCTGCGTTTGGGAGATGAGTCCGAAGCGGGCACCCCGTTTGCGGACGCCTATGTGGACGATCTCATCGACTGGGCCGTCGGCACTTCCGCCGGACTCACGCAGACCAGTGAAAAGGTGGCCGGCACCAATCTGTACCAATCAATCGGTCTGCCGGGCGCTTTGAAGGCAAGACGCGTCGGCACCATATATGGTGTGATTCTGCACGTCACGGTGGTACTGCTGCTGCTCGCATCCATCGTGCTGGCACTGGTGGCGCTGGGTCGCAAAATCGCGGCGGATGCCCGATGGCGGCGAGAGAAGCGCGAGGCCAAACATGCGGGCATGCTGATACCGGAACGGCCTGTGGTACTCGGTTTCGCACATGGTTTCGGCAATGCGCTGCTGACTTTGACCCTCACCACTCTTGCCACATTGCTCATCTTCTTCGCCGGACTCGGGCAGGTGATCATGGGCGTGGTCAAACTTGCATGGGGTGGCGCACCTACCGAGACGCCGGGTGTCATGTATTGGAGCTGGCCGGTCATCCAAGTGGTGTCCGTGCTGGTGCTATGGGCTTGGTCCCGCGTCTTTATGCACCTGATAGAAGCCGCTTCCGTCCGCGGCCTGATTCAGATACCCCCTCGTCGCGAATCCGTTCGAGACATCGTCACCGGTGCCGACCCGGTACTCGCCTCCACCCGTCTGGGCCGAATCCTGTTCTGGCTGGTGACCTTCACCATGCTGTACATACTGTTGGTGTTCGCTTTCTGGGGTCTGTTTATTTACTGA
- the recO gene encoding DNA repair protein RecO encodes MSLYRDEGVVLRTSKLGEADRIITILTRGHGKIRAVAKGVRRTKSRFGARLEPFMRVDVLIAEGRSLDVVSQAEAVAAYGAPIAADYAAYEAANVIVETIDKLASTEHEQLPNQYRLLIGALNALAKQSHAPQAIGDSYVMRALALAGWTPRLGTCVVCGKAEPAYLSIASGGVMCEADHTTDARRIAPFVLNQFDALIRGDWSVLDAAPVERVVQELVEDWGEYYLERPIRSLRLIDS; translated from the coding sequence ATGTCGCTGTACCGAGACGAAGGTGTGGTGTTGCGCACCTCCAAACTGGGCGAGGCTGATCGTATCATCACCATCCTGACGCGTGGGCATGGCAAGATTCGGGCGGTCGCCAAAGGCGTACGTCGCACCAAATCACGCTTCGGTGCCAGGCTCGAGCCGTTCATGCGCGTCGATGTGCTTATCGCTGAAGGCCGCTCGCTTGACGTGGTATCCCAAGCTGAAGCGGTCGCCGCTTATGGTGCTCCGATCGCGGCGGATTATGCGGCGTATGAGGCCGCCAACGTCATCGTTGAGACTATCGATAAACTCGCCAGCACCGAACATGAGCAGCTGCCGAACCAATATCGGCTGCTCATCGGCGCGTTGAACGCGCTCGCCAAACAATCCCACGCCCCGCAAGCCATAGGAGACTCCTACGTGATGCGCGCCTTGGCCTTGGCCGGTTGGACGCCACGATTGGGCACTTGCGTGGTATGCGGCAAGGCGGAGCCGGCGTACCTGTCCATCGCGTCCGGCGGCGTGATGTGCGAAGCCGACCACACTACCGATGCGCGCCGTATCGCACCGTTCGTGTTAAACCAGTTCGATGCACTGATTCGTGGCGATTGGTCGGTGCTTGATGCCGCGCCTGTGGAGCGGGTTGTGCAGGAGTTGGTTGAAGATTGGGGGGAGTATTACCTCGAACGCCCGATTCGTTCGCTGCGCTTGATAGATTCATGA